The sequence TTCTCGATCTCCTCGGCCTTGTACCCAGCCAAAAGGTATACCTTCCTTATGCCAGCCTTGCGGTAGAGGGAGAGCTGGTGGTCGAGGATGGTATATCCCCTTTTCAGTTCCAGCAAGACCTTAGGTATGGCTTGGGTGAGGGGAAAGAGCCTCTTACCGTAACCTCCACAAAGGATCATCCCTACCGCTTCCATCCCTCTCCTTTACCCACTCATTTTTAAAACTCCCCCGAGGAAAAAAAATGATGAAGGCCCTCGTCTTCCTAGCTCCGGGTTTCGAGGAAATAGAGGCCATGACCATAGTGGATCTCCTCAGGCGGGGTGGAGTGGAAGTGGTAACAGCTGGCTTGGAAACACCCGTAGAGGGATCCCATGGGGTAAAGGTACTACCAGACAAAAAACTGGAAGAGGTCAGGGTCGAGGACTTCGATGCCGTGATTTGTCCTGGTGGCTATCCGGGATACGAGAACCTGAAGAAAAACCAAAGGGTACTGGAAATGGTTAAAGAAGCCGCCCAAAAGAACAAGATAGTGGCCGCCATTTGCGGTGCTCCTTCCGTCCTCGCAGAGGCCGGAGTGTTGAAGGGTAAGAAAAGCACCATTTATCCAGGAATGGAGGCCGAACTGAAGAAAGCGGGAGGAAAACCTTCCAAGGGATTGGTGGTAGTGGATGGAAAGGTGATTACCAGCATGGGTCCTGCCACTGCTTTTGCCTTTGCACTGGAACTCCTGAAGCGCTTGGCGGGAAGAAAAAAGGCTGAGGAGGTAAAAAAGGCCACCCTCGCCCACTTGGGGGCAAAACTCAGATAAACGTCAAGCTCTAGGTCTAAGACCAAGGATCCTTCTGGCCTCATCGGGGGAGGCTACTTCCCTTCCCAGCTCCCTTGCCAGCCTAACCACCTTTTCCACCAGTTCCGCATTGCTCTTGGCCAAGACCCCCCTTTCCAAATAGATGTTGTCCTCCATTCCCACCCTCACGTGTCCTCCCAGAATGATGGCCAAAGCCGCCATGGGCATCTCATACCTTCCCGGAGCGCATACCGACCAAGTCCAACTCTCCGGTATGGCCTTAACACAATACAGAAGGGTCTCTGGAGCGGGGGACATACAGGAAAGCCCACCCATCATCACGAATTGAACGTGCAGTGGCTCTTTCAGTTTTCCCTCCCTCACGAGAACCTTCGCAGTGTTGATCTGACCCGTGTCATAGATTTCCAGTTCAGGTTTCACACCATTCTTGTACATGTACTCCGCCCACCTCTCGATCCTGGCCACAGGATTTTCGAAAATTTCCTCCCTCAGGGAGGGAATACCCATGTCCTCCCACAAGTTGATGGAACCCATGTTTAGAGAACTCATTTCCTGTCCAAAGGTCATCCTCTCTTCCATTACCTTATCCAGGGTCCTTCGGTATTCTTCCTGGGTCATCTCCACTTTCCTTCCAAGCATTTCAGCGAGAGGACCAGGCAAAGGCCTTCCCCCTCCAGTCGTGAGATTGATGATGATATCCGAGGCCTCGCTTTCCCTTATCCTTCTGATGTATTCAGGAAAAATGGAGTTGGGATTGGGATGGGGAAGTCCCGTTTCAGGATCCTTGGCATGGAGATGCACTACGGATGCACCAGCCTTT comes from Candidatus Hadarchaeales archaeon and encodes:
- a CDS encoding 3-keto-5-aminohexanoate cleavage protein codes for the protein MEKLIITVAPTGGEYVSKMQTPYVPCTVEEIVEEVVRCRKAGASVVHLHAKDPETGLPHPNPNSIFPEYIRRIRESEASDIIINLTTGGGRPLPGPLAEMLGRKVEMTQEEYRRTLDKVMEERMTFGQEMSSLNMGSINLWEDMGIPSLREEIFENPVARIERWAEYMYKNGVKPELEIYDTGQINTAKVLVREGKLKEPLHVQFVMMGGLSCMSPAPETLLYCVKAIPESWTWSVCAPGRYEMPMAALAIILGGHVRVGMEDNIYLERGVLAKSNAELVEKVVRLARELGREVASPDEARRILGLRPRA
- a CDS encoding DJ-1/PfpI family protein; the encoded protein is MKALVFLAPGFEEIEAMTIVDLLRRGGVEVVTAGLETPVEGSHGVKVLPDKKLEEVRVEDFDAVICPGGYPGYENLKKNQRVLEMVKEAAQKNKIVAAICGAPSVLAEAGVLKGKKSTIYPGMEAELKKAGGKPSKGLVVVDGKVITSMGPATAFAFALELLKRLAGRKKAEEVKKATLAHLGAKLR